TGAGCCGGTAGAGGACCGGCTGAGCGCCCCCGCCGGTGTTGGCGTATCCCGACGCCAGAACGCTCCGGTCCGAAAGAACCGCCAGCGCCCGGGGCGTCGCGTTCGCCTCCCCGATGTCCAGGACGAACTTGCCGTCCCCGCCGCCGAACGACGTGTCCGGAGCCCCGTCCGCCGTCACCCGCACGACGGCGAAATCGGTGTCGGTCCGCGTCGCGCCTTCGTTGCGCTGGAAGGCGTGAAGGTAAATGCGGTCGTCCGTCGGATCGATCGCCAGCGCCCGGGAGCCGTCCTTTCCGACGGGGCCGCCGTCGTCGAGGGCCTCGTTCAGGCTCAGGGACAGCACCCCCGCGGTTCCGAAAGACGAGTCCACGGTGCCGTCCGCGTTCAGGCGCGCCACCGCGACGTCGGTATCGCCCGCCGGCGCCGAGCCGCCCGCGGCGACCGTGGCGGAGACGACGATCTTTCCCGTCGACTGCACCGCCACGTCGATCTCGTCCGCACCGTCGCCCGCCCCCGGGGTGAAGACGAGGCCGGTGACGGCGACGCCGCCCGTTCCGAAGGTCGCGTCGAGGGACCCCGTCGGGAGGATCTTGACCACGACGACCTGCTTCGGGTCGGACGGGCCGGCCGCGGAATACCCGGCCGCGTAGAAACTGCCGCCGGGCCCGGCGGTCGCCGCCATGAGCCGGTCCGGACCCCCCGTGGAAAGCGCAACCGCGAAGGGCGCCGGCGGCACGAACGCCGCGCCGCCGCCCCCTCCGCCGCCCCCGTCCGACGAGCACGCGGGAACGAGCGCGGCGGCGCCCATCAGCCCGAGAAACGACGACAGCCGGAAACGACCGCACGTCCTGAGGATGCGCATCTTGCCCCTCCTTTGCTGGGCCACCGAAACCGAAACCCGTGTCCCTGGCTGGCGACCCCGGAGGGGGCTGGCTGGGGATCCGATAAACGAAATCGGATTTCAAAACAGGATACCCTCGGCGTCCGGGCGGTCAAGGAAAATGAAATCGTATTTCAGAGCGGCGGGCGGACGGCCGGCGGGATCAGAGCCCCACGTAGCGCGCGTAGAGGGAACGGGCCTGCGCGGGATCCTCGGTTCCCTGGACGATCGCCCGCGCGTCCGGAAAAAGGGTGATCTCGAAGCCCTCCCCGGCGAACTTGAGGAGATAGGGATTCCGCCGCACGGACCCCAGCGGGGCGAGCTTGCGCTCGAGATCCGCCAGGTCGAGCGCCGTCTCCCGAGGGGGCAGGATCTGCACGGCCCCGCGGCCGCAGAGGACCGCCTCTCCCCAGGCGGATCCCTCGAGATGCCGGAACCGGCGCGCGCCGCACGCCTCGCAGGCGGGATTGCGCGGCACCCGCAGGATCCGGTGCTCGCCCGTCCACACATCCACCGTCTGGAGCCCCCGGACCGCCGCCTCGCGCCGGCCGGACAGGATCTTGATCGCCTCCGCGGCCTGCAGCGACGCCACGGCCGCCGCGGCGGGGCCCAGGACCCCCGCCGTGTCGCACGTCGGGGCGCTGCCGGGGGCGGGAAGCTCCCCCACCAGGCACGCGAAGCACGGGCCTTCTCCCGGAAAGACGGGCATCGCCATGCCCCAGGCCCCCACGCAGCCGCCGTAGATCCAGGGGCGGCCGAGCTTCACGCAGGCGTCGTTGAGGACGAAGCGCGTCTCGAAGTTGTCGGTCCCGTCCACGACGAGATCCACGTCCCGGACCGTATCCTCGACGTTGGAAAAGCGGACGTCCTGGACGCGGGGATCCAGCCGGACCTCGGAGTTGGCCCGCGCGAGGGCGCGCGCCGCGGCCACGGCTTTCGGGAGCCCCTCGCGGACGTCGTCCTCGCCGTAAAGCGTCTGGCGCTGAAGGTTGTCGAGCTCCACGAAATCCCGGTCGCACAGACGCAGGAATCCCACCCCGGCGCGCGCCAGAAGCGACGCGATCGTGGAGCCCAGCGCGCCCAGTCCCACGAGGGCCACCCGCGCGGCGGCCAGGCGCCGCTGCCCTTCCTCCCCGAGCGGCCGGAAAAGGATCTGCTTGGCGTAGCGCTTCATGGAGCCCCGAACGCGCGCCGCCGGATCGCGCGCGCCCCGAAGGCGGCCCCCGCCAGAACGAGCGCCGCCGCGCCGTACCCGAGCGCCGTGCGTCCCCACCGCGGCCAGGCGTGCTGAAAATCCGCCGCTCCCGTTCCGTAGAGCGCCGGCTCGTGGAGCAGCGCCGTCCCGAAGATCGAATAGCCCGTCACGGCGAAGGGATTCACCTCGAGCGCCCATTCGATCCGCCGCGCGATGGCCTCGCCCGAAAGCCCCGCCTCCTCCGCGTGGCGCACCACGGGTCCGAGGAGGAACACCGTGCTCGTGAGAAAAACCACCGCCAGGCTCGAGACCAGCTGGCAGGCCTCGGGCGGCAGGGCCAGCTCCTCGCCCAGAAGATAGAGGCCCGCGGCGAAGGCCAGGAACGTTCCGAGAAGCGCCGCCAGCGGCCCGAGGGTTCCGGGAACCCCGCCGGCCAGAGCCGCCGCCGCCAGAACGAGAAGGCCCGCGCCCGCCGTTCCCGCCGCCCACGCCGCCCTCCGGAGGGGCGGCCGCCCGGACGTCAAGGCCAGGGCCGCCGCCACGCCCAGCCCGAGCAGGAGGGGCGCCAGGTAGGCCATCGTCCGGAACCCCGCGGGAATCGCGGCCATGGCGACAGAATATCCGATTTCCGGCGCCGGTCCAACACCGGGCGGTGCCCCGTCATTCGGGACCGTTCGCCGCGCGCAGATAAAGGAGCAGCCGCTCCTTCTCCGAAGGCTTCAGCCGCACCTTGTTGAGCCGGGTCATCTCCTCCACCTCGGCCACCCACGCCTCATCGGAATATCGATCCACCGGGAAAAGAGCGTGGCAGCCGGAACATCGGTCGACGTACAGACGACGCCCCTCGCGCAGCTGCGCCAGCAGCTCGCCGTCCCCACCCGCCATCCGCGCGTCCGGCTCGGGAATCCCACCGACGCAACCGGCCGCACTCAAGGACAGGAGAACCGCCGC
This portion of the Planctomycetota bacterium genome encodes:
- a CDS encoding ThiF family adenylyltransferase, whose amino-acid sequence is MKRYAKQILFRPLGEEGQRRLAAARVALVGLGALGSTIASLLARAGVGFLRLCDRDFVELDNLQRQTLYGEDDVREGLPKAVAAARALARANSEVRLDPRVQDVRFSNVEDTVRDVDLVVDGTDNFETRFVLNDACVKLGRPWIYGGCVGAWGMAMPVFPGEGPCFACLVGELPAPGSAPTCDTAGVLGPAAAAVASLQAAEAIKILSGRREAAVRGLQTVDVWTGEHRILRVPRNPACEACGARRFRHLEGSAWGEAVLCGRGAVQILPPRETALDLADLERKLAPLGSVRRNPYLLKFAGEGFEITLFPDARAIVQGTEDPAQARSLYARYVGL